One region of Sphingomonas abietis genomic DNA includes:
- the rplP gene encoding 50S ribosomal protein L16, with amino-acid sequence MLQPKRTKFRKAFKGRIHGDAKSGTTLNQGAYGLKAMEPERITARQIEAARRAITRHIKRQGRLHIRIFPDVPVSSKPAEVRMGSGKGSPEFWVARVKPGRILFELEGVAGPLAAEAFSRAAEKLPIKVKVVARLGDTSHLVGEA; translated from the coding sequence ATGCTGCAACCGAAGCGCACCAAGTTCCGCAAGGCCTTCAAGGGCCGCATCCATGGCGATGCCAAGAGCGGAACCACGCTGAACCAGGGCGCCTATGGCCTGAAGGCCATGGAGCCCGAGCGGATCACCGCTCGTCAGATCGAGGCGGCTCGCCGCGCGATCACCCGTCACATCAAGCGCCAGGGCCGCCTGCACATCCGGATCTTCCCGGACGTGCCGGTGTCGTCGAAGCCGGCCGAAGTCCGCATGGGCTCGGGCAAGGGTTCGCCGGAATTCTGGGTCGCCCGCGTGAAGCCGGGCCGTATCCTGTTCGAACTCGAAGGCGTGGCCGGCCCGCTGGCTGCCGAGGCGTTCAGCCGCGCAGCCGAAAAGCTGCCGATCAAAGTGAAGGTCGTCGCCCGCCTTGGCGACACCAGCCACCTCGTTGGGGAGGCGTAA
- the rpmC gene encoding 50S ribosomal protein L29 gives MAKNDDIKVATDDQLSTQLSELKREQFNLRFQAATGQLEKPSRVREVRRTIARIKTAQAARSASSAK, from the coding sequence ATGGCCAAGAATGACGACATCAAGGTGGCGACTGACGATCAGCTGTCCACCCAGCTTTCCGAGCTGAAGCGCGAGCAGTTCAACCTGCGCTTCCAGGCCGCGACCGGCCAGCTCGAGAAGCCGAGCCGCGTTCGTGAGGTTCGCCGCACGATCGCCCGCATCAAGACTGCACAGGCGGCCCGTTCCGCCTCGTCGGCTAAGTAA
- the rpsQ gene encoding 30S ribosomal protein S17 — protein sequence MPKRVLTGTVVSDKTDKTVVVSVERRVQHALYGKIIKRSKKYHAHDENNEYHTGETVRIEECAPISKLKTWTTIGRIGAEIAIPVPTDNA from the coding sequence ATGCCGAAGCGCGTGCTGACCGGAACGGTGGTCTCCGACAAGACCGACAAGACCGTGGTGGTGTCCGTGGAGCGTCGTGTGCAGCACGCCCTCTACGGCAAGATCATCAAGCGGTCGAAGAAGTATCACGCTCACGACGAGAACAACGAGTATCACACCGGTGAGACCGTTCGTATCGAGGAGTGCGCACCGATCTCGAAGCTCAAGACCTGGACCACGATCGGCCGCATCGGCGCCGAAATCGCGATCCCGGTTCCCACCGACAACGCATAA
- the rplN gene encoding 50S ribosomal protein L14, whose translation MIQMQSNLDVADNSGAKRVQCIKVLGGSKRRFATVGDIIVVSIKEAAPRGKVKKGDVHRAVIVRTAKDIHRADGSTIRFDGNAAVLVNKNEEPIGTRIFGPVVRELRAKNHMKIISLAPEVL comes from the coding sequence ATGATTCAGATGCAGTCCAACCTGGATGTCGCCGACAACTCTGGCGCCAAGCGCGTCCAGTGCATCAAGGTGCTCGGCGGCTCCAAGCGTCGTTTCGCGACCGTGGGCGACATCATCGTCGTCTCGATCAAGGAAGCGGCGCCGCGCGGCAAGGTGAAGAAGGGCGACGTCCATCGCGCCGTCATCGTCCGCACCGCGAAGGATATCCATCGCGCGGACGGCTCGACCATCCGCTTCGACGGCAATGCCGCCGTCCTCGTCAACAAGAACGAGGAGCCGATCGGCACCCGTATCTTCGGCCCGGTGGTGCGCGAGCTCCGTGCCAAGAATCACATGAAGATCATCTCGCTCGCGCCAGAGGTGCTGTGA
- the rplX gene encoding 50S ribosomal protein L24, with amino-acid sequence MSALKIKKGDKVVILSGKDKGKTGEVTKAFPKDSKVIVSGVNVATRHRKATQANPQGGLDRFEAPLHVSNVAIATADGKPTRVRFETQDGKKVRVAVKTGEKIDG; translated from the coding sequence ATGTCTGCATTGAAGATCAAGAAGGGCGACAAGGTCGTCATCCTGTCCGGCAAGGACAAGGGCAAGACCGGCGAGGTCACCAAGGCTTTCCCCAAGGATAGCAAGGTGATCGTGTCGGGCGTCAACGTGGCGACCCGCCATCGCAAGGCGACGCAGGCCAACCCGCAGGGTGGCCTGGATCGCTTCGAGGCGCCGCTGCACGTCAGCAACGTCGCGATCGCGACCGCTGACGGCAAGCCGACCCGCGTGCGTTTCGAGACGCAGGACGGGAAGAAGGTCCGCGTGGCCGTGAAGACCGGGGAGAAGATCGATGGCTGA
- the rplE gene encoding 50S ribosomal protein L5, with product MADAYKARLQSLYEDKIVAAMTEKFGYANAMMVPKIEKIVINMGVGDATQDKKRVDQAAAEMELIAGQKPVITKAKKSIAQFKLREGMPIGCKVTLRRERMYEFLDRFVTIALPRVRDFRGLNPKSFDGNGNYATGLKEQLIFPEISYDKVDRIRGMDVIVTTSAKTDDEARELLRLFGFPFPQEEKTEEKQAA from the coding sequence ATGGCTGATGCTTACAAGGCTCGCCTGCAGTCGCTCTACGAGGACAAGATCGTGGCGGCGATGACCGAGAAGTTCGGTTACGCCAACGCAATGATGGTCCCGAAGATCGAGAAGATCGTGATCAACATGGGTGTCGGCGACGCCACCCAGGACAAGAAGCGTGTCGACCAGGCCGCTGCCGAGATGGAACTCATCGCGGGCCAGAAGCCGGTCATCACGAAGGCGAAGAAGTCGATCGCGCAGTTCAAGCTGCGTGAGGGCATGCCGATCGGTTGCAAGGTCACCCTTCGCCGCGAGCGCATGTACGAGTTTCTTGATCGCTTCGTGACCATCGCGCTGCCGCGCGTCCGCGATTTCCGGGGCCTGAACCCGAAGTCGTTCGACGGCAACGGCAACTACGCGACCGGCCTCAAGGAGCAGCTGATTTTCCCGGAAATCAGCTACGACAAGGTCGACCGCATCCGTGGCATGGACGTGATCGTCACGACCAGCGCCAAAACCGATGACGAGGCTCGCGAGCTTCTGCGTCTCTTCGGCTTCCCCTTCCCGCAGGAAGAGAAGACCGAAGAGAAGCAGGCCGCGTAA
- the rpsN gene encoding 30S ribosomal protein S14, which translates to MAKLSSVLKNERRRALVKKTAPKYAKLKAIANDESLDEGERLIARLRMAELPRNGNPTRIRNRCEMTGRPRGYYRKFRLARVILRDLANKGMIPGVTKSSW; encoded by the coding sequence ATGGCGAAACTGAGTTCCGTCCTCAAGAATGAGCGCCGTCGCGCGCTCGTCAAGAAGACCGCACCGAAATATGCGAAGCTGAAGGCTATCGCGAACGATGAGAGCCTGGATGAGGGCGAGCGTCTGATCGCGCGCCTTCGCATGGCCGAGCTGCCGCGCAACGGCAACCCGACCCGCATCCGCAACCGTTGCGAGATGACTGGTCGTCCGCGCGGTTACTACCGCAAGTTCCGTCTGGCGCGCGTCATTCTGCGCGATCTCGCCAATAAGGGGATGATCCCCGGCGTGACGAAGTCGAGCTGGTAA
- the rpsH gene encoding 30S ribosomal protein S8, with product MAINDPVGDLLTRIRNGQRARKDSVLSPASKLRTRVLDVLQREGYIRGYSDEVLNEHPGIRIELKYFEGQPAIQHVARVSKPGRRVYSGSKELPVVRNGLGITIVSTPKGVLSDAEAREQNVGGEVLAEVF from the coding sequence ATGGCGATCAACGATCCCGTGGGCGATCTGCTCACCCGCATCCGCAACGGTCAGCGCGCGCGCAAGGACTCCGTCCTTTCGCCGGCGTCGAAGCTGCGGACCCGCGTTCTCGACGTGCTTCAGCGCGAGGGCTATATCCGTGGCTATTCGGACGAGGTGCTCAACGAGCATCCCGGCATCCGCATCGAGCTGAAATATTTCGAGGGCCAGCCCGCGATTCAGCATGTTGCGCGTGTCTCCAAGCCTGGGCGTCGCGTTTATAGCGGCTCCAAGGAACTCCCCGTGGTCCGCAACGGCCTCGGCATCACCATCGTATCCACGCCCAAGGGTGTTCTGTCCGACGCGGAAGCGCGCGAGCAGAATGTCGGCGGCGAGGTTCTCGCGGAGGTCTTCTGA
- the rplF gene encoding 50S ribosomal protein L6, which produces MSRIGKKPVPVPAGVTASIADGQLSMKGPKGTLAIDLVSEVKYAIEDGNVAITPANDTKRARSFWGMQRTMVQNLVTGVTDGFTKTLNITGVGYRAAVQGKNLKLQLGYSHDVDFTIPEGITIVTPDPTTVNISGIDKQKVGQVAAEIRRWRKPEPYKGKGIKYAGEYIFRKEGKKK; this is translated from the coding sequence ATGAGCCGCATCGGCAAGAAGCCGGTTCCTGTACCGGCCGGCGTCACCGCCAGCATCGCTGACGGCCAGCTTTCGATGAAGGGCCCCAAGGGCACCCTCGCGATCGATCTGGTTTCCGAGGTAAAGTACGCGATCGAGGACGGCAACGTCGCGATCACGCCCGCCAACGACACCAAGCGTGCGCGCTCCTTCTGGGGCATGCAGCGGACGATGGTGCAGAACCTCGTCACCGGTGTGACCGACGGTTTCACCAAGACGCTGAACATCACCGGCGTCGGCTACCGCGCGGCGGTTCAGGGCAAGAACCTGAAGCTGCAGCTCGGCTACAGCCACGACGTGGATTTCACGATCCCGGAAGGCATCACCATAGTGACGCCCGATCCGACGACCGTGAACATCAGCGGCATCGACAAGCAGAAGGTCGGCCAGGTTGCCGCCGAGATCCGTCGCTGGCGTAAGCCCGAGCCGTATAAGGGCAAGGGCATCAAGTACGCGGGCGAGTATATCTTCCGCAAGGAAGGGAAGAAGAAGTAA
- the rplR gene encoding 50S ribosomal protein L18 gives MAKLSLFARRRQRVRTQLRARAGGRPRLSIHRSGRHIYAQIIDDAAGHTVAAASTLGSDNSGAGIAAAVEVGKLVAERAKAAGVTTVVFDRGGFLFHGRVKALADAAREGGLEF, from the coding sequence ATGGCCAAGCTCTCTCTCTTCGCTCGGCGCCGTCAGCGCGTCCGCACCCAGCTCCGCGCGCGGGCCGGTGGGCGTCCGCGCCTGTCGATCCACCGTTCGGGCCGGCACATCTACGCCCAGATCATCGACGATGCGGCGGGCCACACGGTCGCTGCCGCCTCGACGCTGGGCAGCGACAATTCGGGCGCCGGCATCGCCGCTGCGGTCGAAGTCGGCAAGCTCGTCGCCGAGCGTGCGAAGGCCGCCGGCGTCACCACGGTCGTGTTCGATCGCGGTGGTTTCCTTTTCCATGGGCGCGTCAAGGCGCTCGCAGACGCCGCCCGTGAGGGTGGTCTGGAGTTCTGA
- the rpsE gene encoding 30S ribosomal protein S5, with the protein MADEIQNAAPEGAPAEAPREGQAPGGRGPRGGRGRSGPGGDNRGRGGRDGNRGRRDNNRNAEDGGEELIEKLVHINRVSKTVKGGKRFGFAALVVVGDGKGRSGFGHGKAREVPEAISKATAAAKKAMVRVPLKEGRTLHHDGNGHFGAGRVTVRSAPQGTGIIAGGPMRAIFESLGVHDVVTKSVGTSNPYNMIRATFEALKEQTSPKSVAARRGKKIADLLGRGGSQAAEADAAAIVE; encoded by the coding sequence ATGGCTGACGAGATCCAGAACGCGGCGCCGGAAGGCGCCCCCGCCGAGGCTCCTCGCGAAGGTCAGGCCCCCGGCGGTCGTGGCCCGCGTGGCGGCCGTGGCCGTAGCGGCCCCGGTGGCGACAATCGCGGCCGTGGCGGCCGTGACGGCAACCGTGGTCGTCGCGACAACAACCGCAACGCCGAAGACGGCGGCGAAGAACTGATCGAGAAGCTGGTTCACATCAACCGCGTCTCGAAGACGGTGAAGGGCGGCAAGCGCTTCGGCTTCGCAGCGCTGGTCGTGGTCGGTGACGGCAAGGGTCGCTCGGGCTTCGGCCACGGCAAGGCCCGCGAAGTTCCCGAGGCGATTTCGAAGGCGACCGCCGCTGCCAAGAAGGCAATGGTCCGCGTTCCGCTGAAGGAGGGCCGTACCCTCCATCACGACGGCAATGGCCACTTCGGTGCCGGCCGCGTGACCGTCCGTTCGGCGCCGCAGGGCACCGGCATCATCGCGGGTGGCCCGATGCGCGCCATCTTCGAGAGCCTGGGCGTTCATGACGTGGTGACCAAGTCGGTCGGGACGTCGAACCCCTACAACATGATCCGGGCGACCTTCGAGGCGCTCAAGGAACAGACGAGCCCGAAATCGGTCGCGGCACGCCGCGGCAAGAAGATCGCGGACCTGCTCGGTCGCGGTGGCTCGCAGGCTGCCGAGGCTGACGCCGCGGCGATCGTGGAGTAA
- the rpmD gene encoding 50S ribosomal protein L30, translating into MATIKITQTGSPIRRTQDQRATLVGLGLNKMHKTRELEDSPEVRGMIRKVQHMVKVEG; encoded by the coding sequence ATGGCGACCATCAAGATCACGCAGACCGGCTCGCCGATCCGCCGCACGCAGGACCAGCGCGCCACGCTGGTTGGCCTCGGCCTCAACAAGATGCACAAGACCCGGGAGCTGGAAGACAGCCCCGAGGTCCGCGGCATGATCCGCAAGGTGCAGCACATGGTGAAGGTGGAGGGCTGA
- a CDS encoding acyltransferase family protein: MRAEKRVFLTLDGLRGVAAIMIVLFHSRAIVGHFYPASAYLSVDLFFALSGCVLEASYRERLAAGLSTREFMTIRFIRLWPMFALSLPIGLAFAVMRMNAGFGHDSGFALTMAMVSGLLLLPTPLITAKTFVMPLNAAGWSLVLELAINALYARCWRWLSNRLLWGVVAVAGIVLAAMSIYHGGVDMGSMWGTVAGGLVRVTYSFTLGVLIFRTYDGWVWRGWAGLLPPLALIPILATWRGGLWFDLLSSLALLPLLVWAGLRLEPGRALGRLFRWGGLISYALYAMHGPVIRFVHLELLRHLRGRHDLFWIGGLAAIAALILLSAALDRWYDAPLRRRLSQWLLYRRDRRIRESAMTAP; this comes from the coding sequence ATGCGAGCGGAGAAGCGCGTCTTCCTGACGCTCGATGGATTGCGCGGTGTCGCCGCGATCATGATCGTGCTGTTCCACTCGCGCGCGATCGTCGGCCATTTCTACCCGGCTTCGGCCTATCTCTCGGTCGATCTGTTCTTCGCGCTGAGCGGCTGCGTGCTGGAGGCCTCCTATCGCGAGCGGCTGGCGGCGGGGCTGTCGACCCGCGAGTTCATGACCATCCGCTTCATCCGGCTGTGGCCGATGTTCGCGCTCAGCCTGCCGATCGGGCTGGCCTTCGCGGTGATGCGGATGAATGCCGGCTTCGGCCATGACAGCGGCTTCGCGTTGACCATGGCGATGGTCAGCGGCCTGCTGCTGCTGCCGACCCCGCTGATCACCGCCAAGACCTTCGTGATGCCGCTCAACGCCGCCGGCTGGTCGCTGGTGCTCGAACTGGCGATCAATGCCCTCTACGCGCGCTGCTGGCGCTGGCTGTCGAACCGGCTGCTGTGGGGCGTGGTCGCCGTGGCCGGCATCGTGCTGGCGGCGATGAGCATCTACCATGGCGGCGTCGACATGGGATCTATGTGGGGCACCGTCGCCGGCGGGCTGGTCCGCGTGACCTATTCCTTCACGCTCGGCGTGCTGATCTTCCGCACCTATGACGGGTGGGTGTGGCGCGGCTGGGCAGGGCTGTTGCCGCCGCTGGCGCTGATCCCGATCCTGGCGACGTGGCGGGGCGGGCTGTGGTTCGATCTCCTCTCCTCGCTGGCGCTTCTGCCGCTGCTGGTCTGGGCCGGGCTCAGGCTGGAGCCGGGCAGGGCGCTCGGCCGGCTGTTCCGCTGGGGCGGGCTGATCTCCTATGCGCTCTACGCGATGCACGGGCCGGTGATCCGCTTCGTCCACCTCGAACTGCTCCGCCATCTGCGCGGTCGGCACGATCTGTTCTGGATCGGCGGGCTGGCCGCGATCGCGGCGCTGATCCTGCTCAGCGCCGCGCTCGATCGCTGGTATGACGCGCCGCTGCGCCGTCGGTTGAGCCAATGGCTGCTCTACCGCCGCGATCGCCGGATTCGCGAATCCGCGATGACGGCGCCCTGA
- the rplO gene encoding 50S ribosomal protein L15, with the protein MTKLNDIRDNEGARKSRMRVGRGIGSGKGKTAGRGQKGQKSREGVSIKGFEGGQMPLHMRIPKRGFNNPFAKDFAEINLGMIQKLIDAGTLDAGAAIDHDALKAVGVARGGKNGVRVLAKGEFSAKLSFKVAGASAAAKAAIEAAGGSIEIFEIVTAAEKAAAKKNKARDADRKARGLPPINAA; encoded by the coding sequence ATGACCAAACTGAACGACATCCGCGACAACGAAGGCGCCCGCAAGTCCCGTATGCGGGTCGGCCGTGGCATCGGCTCCGGCAAGGGCAAGACCGCCGGTCGCGGCCAGAAGGGCCAGAAGAGCCGCGAAGGCGTCTCGATCAAGGGCTTCGAAGGCGGCCAGATGCCGCTCCACATGCGCATCCCGAAGCGTGGCTTCAACAACCCGTTCGCCAAGGATTTCGCCGAGATCAACCTGGGCATGATCCAGAAGCTGATCGATGCCGGCACGCTCGATGCCGGCGCGGCGATCGATCACGACGCGCTCAAGGCGGTCGGCGTGGCCCGTGGCGGCAAGAACGGCGTCCGCGTTCTCGCCAAGGGCGAGTTCTCGGCCAAGCTGTCGTTCAAGGTTGCCGGTGCCAGCGCCGCCGCCAAGGCGGCGATCGAGGCCGCCGGTGGCAGCATCGAGATCTTCGAGATCGTGACCGCGGCCGAGAAGGCCGCCGCCAAGAAGAACAAGGCGCGCGACGCGGATCGCAAGGCCCGTGGCCTTCCGCCGATCAACGCGGCCTGA
- the secY gene encoding preprotein translocase subunit SecY, producing the protein MASAANQTAAGLSLSKFAQATDLKKRLWFTIVALIVFRLLSFVPLPGIDPHALSQLFEKTNGGVLDFFNNFSGGALHRMSIVALGVMPYITASIVVQLATSLSPQLEAIKKEGESGRKKLNQYTRYLTVFLTAVQGYFIAASLEHAAGVVIEPGMIFRISAVISLIGGTMFLMWLGEQITSRGIGNGVSLIIMAGIVSQLPTILSNLFESGRTGAISPLVIIIAMAIAFALIYFICFMERAQRKVLIQYPKRQTARGMMQGDKSYLPLKINTSGVIPPIFASSLLLMPLTIAQFAGNRVQGTGRWNDILLTVSGALQHGSPLYLTLYAAGIIFFCFFYTAVVFNPEETADNLKRYGGFIPGIRPGKSTADYLDYVLTRITVIGAAYLTVICLVPEALIKAFGLPQMQITGTSLLIVVNVTMDTVTQIQSHLLAHQYGDLIKKAKLKGGALRR; encoded by the coding sequence ATGGCATCCGCCGCCAACCAGACGGCCGCAGGCCTCAGCCTGTCCAAGTTCGCCCAGGCCACCGATCTCAAGAAGCGGCTGTGGTTCACGATCGTCGCGCTGATCGTGTTCCGCCTGCTGAGCTTCGTGCCCCTGCCGGGCATCGATCCGCACGCCCTCTCGCAGCTGTTCGAGAAGACCAACGGCGGCGTGCTCGATTTCTTCAACAATTTCTCGGGCGGCGCGCTGCATCGCATGTCGATCGTGGCGCTGGGCGTGATGCCCTACATCACCGCCTCGATCGTCGTGCAGCTCGCCACCTCGCTCAGCCCTCAGCTGGAAGCGATCAAGAAGGAAGGCGAGAGCGGACGCAAGAAGCTCAACCAATATACCCGCTACCTGACGGTCTTCCTGACCGCGGTGCAGGGCTATTTCATCGCCGCGAGCCTTGAGCATGCGGCCGGCGTCGTGATCGAGCCGGGGATGATCTTTCGTATTTCCGCGGTGATCTCGCTGATCGGCGGCACGATGTTCCTGATGTGGCTGGGCGAGCAGATCACCTCGCGCGGCATCGGCAACGGCGTCTCGCTGATCATCATGGCCGGTATCGTCAGCCAGCTGCCGACCATCCTCTCGAACCTGTTCGAGAGCGGGCGGACTGGCGCGATCTCGCCGTTGGTGATCATCATCGCCATGGCGATCGCCTTCGCGCTGATCTACTTCATCTGCTTCATGGAACGGGCACAGCGCAAGGTGCTGATCCAGTATCCCAAGCGCCAGACCGCGCGCGGCATGATGCAGGGCGACAAGAGCTATCTGCCGCTCAAGATCAACACGTCCGGCGTGATCCCGCCGATCTTCGCCTCGTCGCTGCTGCTGATGCCGCTGACGATCGCGCAGTTCGCCGGCAACCGCGTGCAGGGCACCGGCCGCTGGAATGATATCCTGCTTACGGTTTCGGGCGCGCTCCAGCACGGGTCTCCGCTGTACCTGACGCTCTATGCCGCCGGCATCATCTTCTTCTGCTTCTTCTACACGGCGGTCGTGTTCAACCCGGAAGAGACGGCGGACAATCTCAAGCGCTATGGCGGCTTCATCCCCGGTATCCGTCCGGGCAAGTCGACGGCCGATTATCTGGATTATGTGCTGACCCGCATCACCGTGATCGGTGCTGCCTATCTGACCGTGATCTGCCTGGTGCCGGAAGCGCTGATCAAGGCGTTCGGCCTGCCGCAGATGCAGATCACCGGCACCAGCCTGTTGATCGTCGTCAATGTCACGATGGATACGGTGACCCAGATTCAGAGCCATCTTCTCGCGCATCAATATGGTGACCTGATCAAGAAGGCGAAGCTGAAAGGCGGCGCGCTGCGTCGCTGA
- a CDS encoding adenylate kinase, with translation MNIILLGPPGAGKGTQADRLVKARGMVQLSTGDMLRAAVKAGTPTGLKAKAVMDAGQLVSDDIVSGIIGDALDGIEPGHGGIFDGYPRTQAQAVSLDEILDARGRTLDHVIELSVDEDKLVERIVGRFTCAQCGAGYHDSFKLPKVSGTCDVCGSHEFKRRPDDNEETVRTRMAEYRAKTQPILPYYEAKGLVSRVDGMADIDHVGAAIDAILDAKG, from the coding sequence ATGAATATCATCCTGCTGGGGCCGCCGGGCGCCGGGAAGGGCACGCAGGCCGATCGGCTGGTCAAGGCGCGCGGCATGGTCCAGCTGTCGACCGGCGACATGCTGCGCGCCGCGGTGAAGGCCGGGACGCCGACCGGGCTCAAGGCCAAGGCGGTGATGGATGCAGGCCAGCTCGTATCGGACGACATCGTGTCGGGCATCATCGGCGATGCGCTGGACGGGATCGAGCCCGGTCACGGCGGGATCTTCGATGGCTATCCGCGCACCCAGGCCCAGGCGGTCTCGCTCGACGAGATCCTCGATGCCCGTGGCCGGACGCTCGACCATGTGATCGAACTGTCGGTCGATGAGGACAAGCTGGTCGAGCGGATCGTTGGCCGCTTCACCTGCGCCCAGTGCGGCGCCGGCTATCACGACAGCTTCAAGCTGCCGAAGGTGTCAGGCACCTGCGACGTCTGCGGCAGTCACGAGTTCAAGCGCCGTCCCGATGACAATGAGGAGACGGTGCGGACCCGCATGGCGGAGTATCGCGCCAAGACCCAGCCGATCCTGCCTTATTACGAGGCCAAGGGGCTGGTCAGCCGCGTCGACGGCATGGCCGACATCGACCATGTCGGCGCCGCGATCGACGCGATCCTCGACGCGAAGGGCTGA
- a CDS encoding SURF1 family protein yields the protein MTHSDAQDDDRPAARRSNGKLIGFGALLLFWFVAFCVLGTWQVHRLSWKLNLIATVDRRVHAPPVAPPGPADWSPQDVADYNYLHVRVRGTFLNDRETLTQAVSEQGPGFWVMTPLRTDQGFNLLVNRGFVPDDHRQAATRRAGLPQGEVTVIGLVRLSEPKGGFLQSNKPASDEWHSRDVAAIAAKRGLGDVAPYFVDADAAPNPGGWPLGGQTVVSFPNNHLQYAITWYGLAVLMLVGGVLLVRGERAARRSGASGE from the coding sequence GTGACCCACAGCGATGCCCAGGATGACGATCGCCCCGCCGCACGGCGGTCGAACGGGAAACTGATCGGCTTCGGCGCGCTGCTGCTCTTTTGGTTCGTCGCCTTCTGCGTGCTGGGCACCTGGCAGGTCCACCGCCTTTCCTGGAAGCTGAACCTGATCGCGACGGTCGATCGGCGCGTCCATGCGCCGCCGGTGGCACCGCCGGGGCCGGCCGACTGGAGTCCGCAGGATGTCGCGGACTATAATTATCTGCACGTCCGGGTGCGCGGCACCTTCCTCAACGATCGCGAGACGCTGACCCAGGCGGTGAGCGAGCAGGGACCGGGATTCTGGGTGATGACGCCGCTGCGTACCGATCAGGGCTTCAACCTGCTGGTCAATCGCGGCTTCGTGCCGGACGATCATCGTCAGGCCGCGACGCGCCGCGCGGGGTTGCCGCAGGGCGAGGTGACGGTGATCGGGCTGGTCCGCCTCAGCGAGCCGAAGGGTGGCTTCCTGCAAAGCAACAAGCCTGCATCGGACGAATGGCATTCGCGCGACGTCGCGGCGATCGCAGCGAAGCGCGGACTGGGCGACGTCGCGCCCTATTTCGTCGATGCGGATGCCGCGCCCAATCCGGGGGGATGGCCCTTGGGGGGGCAGACGGTCGTGAGTTTCCCCAACAATCATCTGCAATATGCCATCACCTGGTATGGCCTCGCCGTGCTGATGCTGGTCGGTGGGGTGTTGCTCGTCCGCGGCGAGCGTGCCGCCCGGCGGAGCGGGGCGAGCGGGGAATAG
- a CDS encoding NAD(P)-dependent alcohol dehydrogenase, with product MATKAYAAQTADSPLAPFEIERRAPGPKDVKIDILYCGVCHSDLHQARGEWTNTIWPCVPGHEIVGRVSAVGGDVTKFKVGDIAGVGCMVDSCDHCASCDEGLEQYCENGFTGTYNGDNSGSGENTYGGYSDAIVVKEHFALKVTHSEEQLAAVAPLLCAGITTWSPLRHWNVGPGMKVGIVGIGGLGHMGIKLAHALGAHVVAFTTSDNKREAAKQLGADEVVVSKNDEEMQAHVGSFDFILNTVAASHNLDAFLNLLKRDGTMTLVGVPEHPHPSPSVMSMIFKRRSLAGSLIGGIAETQEMLDFCAEKGIVSDIEMIAIQDIEAAYERMLKGDVKYRFVIDSKTLQDA from the coding sequence ATGGCCACCAAAGCCTATGCGGCACAAACCGCAGACTCTCCCCTTGCGCCCTTCGAGATTGAACGCCGCGCGCCGGGGCCGAAGGATGTGAAGATCGACATCCTCTATTGCGGCGTCTGCCATTCGGATCTCCACCAGGCGCGTGGCGAATGGACCAACACGATCTGGCCGTGCGTGCCGGGTCACGAGATCGTCGGCCGCGTCAGCGCCGTCGGCGGCGACGTCACCAAGTTCAAGGTCGGCGATATCGCCGGCGTCGGCTGCATGGTCGACAGCTGCGATCATTGCGCGTCGTGCGACGAGGGCCTCGAGCAATATTGCGAGAACGGCTTCACCGGCACCTATAATGGCGACAATAGCGGCTCCGGCGAGAACACCTATGGCGGCTATTCGGATGCCATCGTGGTCAAGGAGCATTTCGCCCTCAAGGTGACGCACAGCGAGGAGCAACTCGCCGCCGTCGCACCGTTGCTCTGCGCCGGGATCACCACCTGGTCGCCGCTGCGCCACTGGAATGTCGGGCCGGGCATGAAGGTGGGCATCGTCGGGATCGGCGGCCTCGGCCATATGGGCATCAAGCTCGCCCATGCGCTGGGCGCCCATGTCGTCGCCTTCACCACGTCGGACAACAAGCGCGAAGCGGCGAAGCAGCTCGGTGCCGACGAGGTGGTGGTGTCGAAGAATGACGAAGAGATGCAGGCCCATGTCGGCAGCTTCGACTTCATCCTCAACACCGTGGCAGCGAGCCACAATCTGGATGCGTTCCTCAACCTGCTCAAGCGCGACGGCACGATGACGCTGGTCGGCGTGCCCGAGCATCCGCATCCCTCGCCGAGCGTGATGAGCATGATCTTCAAGCGCCGCTCGCTCGCCGGCTCGCTGATCGGCGGCATCGCCGAGACGCAGGAGATGCTCGACTTCTGCGCCGAGAAGGGGATTGTCTCCGATATCGAGATGATCGCCATCCAGGATATCGAAGCCGCCTATGAGCGCATGCTCAAGGGCGACGTGAAGTATCGCTTCGTGATCGACAGCAAGACGCTTCAGGACGCCTGA